Proteins encoded within one genomic window of Terriglobus sp. TAA 43:
- a CDS encoding MarR family winged helix-turn-helix transcriptional regulator, with product MAVSPKKSPLKPGEILIGALLRVPTEAIFRRIVRELNEAGFEGLALPHIAVMRYPGPDGERPGVLAERAGISKQAMNRLLGSLEELGYLKRMDASTNGSARIVRFTRRGHAAWARIVESLREIEREWSAELGEKDFAQLKKLLVRVRESPLVR from the coding sequence ATGGCCGTTTCGCCGAAAAAATCCCCCCTTAAGCCCGGTGAAATCCTGATAGGCGCGTTGCTGCGCGTTCCCACTGAGGCAATCTTTAGGCGCATCGTGAGGGAACTGAACGAGGCAGGCTTTGAAGGACTTGCCCTTCCTCACATCGCGGTGATGCGGTATCCCGGGCCGGATGGGGAGCGCCCGGGAGTTCTGGCAGAACGCGCCGGCATCAGTAAGCAGGCTATGAACCGGTTGCTGGGCAGCCTGGAAGAGCTTGGGTATCTGAAGCGGATGGACGCATCAACCAATGGCTCCGCGCGGATTGTGCGCTTTACCCGGCGCGGCCATGCGGCATGGGCCAGGATCGTTGAGAGCCTGCGCGAGATCGAGCGCGAATGGAGCGCGGAGCTTGGGGAAAAGGACTTTGCTCAATTGAAGAAGCTGCTGGTCCGTGTCAGGGAAAGCCCGCTCGTCAGATAA